In Isosphaera pallida ATCC 43644, the sequence GTGCTTGCCGAACAGTTGGTGCGGAGTCAGTTGGGTCAGGACAGTGACCCGGAATCATTCCTCAACGTTGACCACGTTCTGATCCATCCGAGCCGAACCGTCCCGCGTCTCATCGTTTTGGAGAGTGGGTCCTGCCTCTCACGCCTTGACTCTGCCTTCGGGAAGGGCCTCGCCAACCAAAGCGATGACGTGTCACCTTGTCGAACTTTGTAGAGCCGACCCAACCTGACAAAGAACACTACGGAGAATCCTGTCGGTTCGCGTCACTCATTCTAAAAAAAACCTCAAGTTCGCGCAGCGAAATGCCGACGCATCGGCTTCAACGAGCGATGGGACCGTTTTCAAGAACGCGGCGTGCTGGAAGCGGGACGCTTGAGGCGATACGGGATCATCCAGTTGAACCAAATCCGATTGAGGTGATGGGTGTCGAGCAGTTCCGAGATGCCGCGGATGATCGGAGCGGAGACGTCCTGATCCAGACGACGAGCAATAGGCAGCCAGCGCAGGTAAAACGGTCCTTGATCAACGAGATGGGTCTGTTCCCAGGTCAGACCGTGACCAGGGGCGGTCAAGCGTCGGGCGTGCTGTAGGCCGAAGACGGTACGAGAGCGGTCGTCGAGTTGGAGAACGGGCCGCTCGTCGAGTTGGATGGGTTCCCCGTCGCGGCATTCGATCACGAGCGCCGCCGGGTCGCCTTTGCCGGGTCGGGGTTCAGACTGATAATAAATGAGGGTCCGGTCCTCAAAGTGAAATCGTCCCCAACGCCAGCGGGTCATGGCGCGGGACATCTCCTCGGCCCCGGCGTTGTGGTCGTGATAGCCGCGTCCTTGGAACGCAAGATGGGCGGCGGAGAGTTTACGGGGCCCCCCTGAAGGACCATCAGGTTGAGCCGGGAGGCGGAAGCGGGGACGTCCGTGCGTGATCGGTACGATTTCCAAATCGCCCTCAACCCGACAATCGGCGGCGGCCAAAATCCAGTGATGGGGATGATCCGGC encodes:
- a CDS encoding hydroxyneurosporene synthase; its protein translation is MIPQPHHDVLTKPTHVATTPDPDRFFAFEQPGAHEWWYFDAISHDGRDALVIVFYAGLPFDPSFGVAAIRHHRDPSRFPKPDPLDHCAVGLCWYRDGQTAAYALNGFRRPDFSYRTDPFTVAIDANCLERDHEGVYHLSLDTPSKNGDARLKAKLHFTPAASTRPLERNLGAPDHPHHWILAAADCRVEGDLEIVPITHGRPRFRLPAQPDGPSGGPRKLSAAHLAFQGRGYHDHNAGAEEMSRAMTRWRWGRFHFEDRTLIYYQSEPRPGKGDPAALVIECRDGEPIQLDERPVLQLDDRSRTVFGLQHARRLTAPGHGLTWEQTHLVDQGPFYLRWLPIARRLDQDVSAPIIRGISELLDTHHLNRIWFNWMIPYRLKRPASSTPRS